One Oryza glaberrima chromosome 11, OglaRS2, whole genome shotgun sequence genomic region harbors:
- the LOC127754273 gene encoding heat shock cognate 70 kDa protein-like yields MAASSGNGKQGGGGGGPAVGIDLGTTYSCVAVWRHNRGEVIANDQGNRLTPSCVAFADYDDDERFVGDAAVNQAALNPSNTIFEVKRLIGRRFSDESVQQDIKLWPFKVVAGREDKPMIVERHEGKEKQFMPEEISSMVLAKMRETAEVYLGKTVKNAVITVPVYFNNAQRQATIDAGAIAGLNVMRIINEPTAAALAYGLEQMPVSNKGRMVLVFDLGGGTFDVSLLNIDPGVNTDMGLFEVKATAGDTHLGGADFDNELVNYSLREFKRKHGSMDIESNQKALRRLRTACERAKRMLSSMAQTTIEVDSLHQGIDFRVTITRSRFEELNKDLFGKCMVAMENCLRDAKVDKGSVDDVVLVGGSTRIPKVQKMLSEFFDGKELCRSINPDEAVACGAAIQASVLCGGTDDKRLVDMLLRDVTPLSLGIETENDSMSCIMSVVIPRNTAIPTKKVAEGFTTRYDNQISVTCKVYEGESASIKDNNLLGEFDLCGILQAPRGVPRLDVTFDIDANGVLNVSAEDKDTGQKNSITISNRSGRLNKEEIERMALEAERYKMNRIKQLQIEPVQGN; encoded by the exons atggccgcctcctccggcaacggcaagcagggcggcggcggcggcgggccggcggtgGGCATCGACCTCGGGACGACCTACTCGTGCGTGGCGGTGTGGCGGCACAACCGCGGCGAGGTCATCGCCAACGACCAGGGCAACCGCCTCACGCCGTCCTGCGTCGCCTTCGccgactacgacgacgacgagaggtTCGTCGGCGACGCGGCTGTCAACCAGGCCGCCCTCAACCCCTCCAACACCATCTTCG AGGTGAAGCGACTGATTGGCCGCCGATTCAGTGATGAGTCTGTGCAACAAGATATCAAGCTTTGGCCTTTCAAAGTCGTGGCAGGTCGTGAGGACAAACCGATGATTGTGGAGCGGCATgaaggcaaggagaagcagttcATGCCAGAGGAGATCTCCTCTATGGTGCTCGCCAAGATGAGGGAGACAGCTGAGGTGTATCTCGGAAAGACGGTCAAGAACGCCGTCATCACCGTCCCCGTCTACTTCAACAACGCGCAGCGGCAGGCCACCATTgacgccggcgccatcgccggcctcAACGTGATGCGCATCATCAacgagcccaccgccgccgccctcgcctacGGCCTCGAGCAGATGCCCGTCAGCAACAAGGGGAGGATGGTGCTCGTGTTTGATCTCGGTGGCGGCACCTTCGATGTTTCCCTCCTTAACATCGATCCGGGGGTCAACACTGACATGGGCCTCTTCGAGGTGAAGGCCACCGCCGGTGACACTCACCTCGGTGGAGCGGATTTCGACAACGAGTTGGTGAATTACTCCCTGCGAGAGTTCAAGCGGAAACATGGGTCGATGGACATTGAAAGCAACCAGAAGGCGTTAAGGAGATTGAGGACAGCCTGTGAGAGAGCGAAGAGGATGCTGTCATCCATGGCGCAGACCACCATTGAGGTGGACTCGCTCCATCAGGGCATCGACTTCCGCGTCACCATCACCCGGTCCCGGTTCGAGGAGCTGAACAAGGATCTCTTCGGCAAGTGCATGGTGGCTATGGAGAATTGCCTCCGCGACGCCAAGGTGGACAAGGGGAGTGTTGACGATGTCGTCCTCGTGGGCGGCTCCACCCGCATACCCAAGGTGCAGAAGATGCTGAGTGAGTTCTTCGACGGGAAGGAGCTCTGCCGCAGCATCAACCCCGATGAAGCCGTCGCGTGTGGCGCCGCCATCCAGGCCTCCGTTTTATGTGGCGGGACCGATGATAAGAGGCTGGTGGATATGCTTCTGCGCGACGTTACGCCGCTCTCGCTGGGGATAGAGACCGAAAATGATTCTATGTCTTGTATAATGAGCGTGGTGATCCCGAGGAACACTGCCATCCCCACCAAGAAGGTGGCCGAAGGCTTCACTACCCGCTACGACAACCAGATCAGCGTAACCTGTAAGGTGTACGAGGGTGAGAGCGCAAGCATCAAAGACAACAACCTGCTCGGCGAGTTCGATCTATGCGGCATACTCCAAGCGCCTAGGGGAGTGCCCCGTTTGGATGTCACATTCGACATCGACGCCAATGGAGTCCTGAACGTGTCCGCGGAGGACAAGGACACCGGGCAGAAGAACAGCATCACCATCAGTAACCGCAGTGGCAGGCTGAACAAGGAGGAAATCGAGCGGATGGCTCTGGAGGCCGAGAGGTACAAGATGAATCGGATCAAGCAACTGCAAATCGAACCTGTCCAAGGGAACTAA
- the LOC127754275 gene encoding heat shock cognate 70 kDa protein-like, which yields MAASSGNGKQGGGGGGGPAVGIDLGTTYSCVAVWRHDRGEVIANDQGNRLTPSCVAFAADDDESFVGDAAFNQAALNPTNTIFEVKRLIGRRFSDDSVQKDIKLWPFKVVAGQEDRPMIVVRHGGKERQFMPEEISSMVLAKMRETAEVYLSKTVKNAVITVPVYFNNAQRQATIDAGAIAGLNVMRIINEPTAAALAYGLEKMPVSNKGRMVLVFDLGGGTFDISLLNIDPGVDIDMGLFEVKATAGDTHLGGADFDNELVKYSLREFIRKHGSMDIKSNHKALRRLRTACERAKRMLSSTTQTTIEVDSLHQGIDFRVTLTRSRFELLNKDLFSKCMVAMENCLRDAKVDKNSVHDVVLVGGSTRIPKVQMMLSEFFDGKELCRSINPDEAVAYGAAIQASILSGGTDDKRLVDMLLREVTPLSLGIESSDDFTRHKMSLVIPRNTAIPTKKVEGFTTFYDNQIDVSFPVYEGESASTKDNNLLGEFTLYGIPPAPKQVPSIDVTFEIDANGVLHVSAEHMDTGRKNSITIANRSGRLNKEEIKRMALEAERHKIKRIKQTNP from the exons atggccgcctcctccggcaacggcaagcagggcggcggcggcggcggcgggccggcggtgGGCATCGACCTCGGGACGACCTACTCGTGCGTCGCGGTGTGGCGGCACGACCGCGGCGAGGTCATCGCCAACGACCAGGGCAACCGCCTCACGCCCTCCTgcgtcgccttcgccgccgacgacgatgagagcttcgtcggcgacgccgcctTCAACCAGGCCGCACTCAACCCAACCAACACCATCTTTG AAGTGAAGCGACTGATTGGCCGCCGATTCAGCGATGATTCTGTACAAAAAGATATCAAGCTTTGGCCTTTCAAAGTCGTGGCAGGTCAAGAGGACAGGCCGATGATCGTGGTGCGACATGGAGGCAAGGAGAGGCAGTTCATGCCTGAGGAGATCTCCTCCATGGTGCTCGCCAAGATGAGGGAGACGGCCGAGGTGTACCTCAGCAAGACGGTCAAGAACGCCGTCATCACCGTCCCGGTCTACTTCAACAACGCGCAGCGGCAGGCCACCATAGatgccggcgccatcgccggcctcAACGTGATGCGCATCATCAacgagcccaccgccgccgccctcgcctacGGTCTCGAGAAGATGCCCGTGAGCAACAAAGGGAGGATGGTGCTCGTGTTCGATCTCGGTGGCGGCACATTCGACATTTCCCTTCTCAACATTGATCCAGGCGTCGACATCGACATGGGCCTCTTCGAGGTGAAGGCCACCGCCGGTGACACTCACCTTGGCGGAGCTGATTTCGACAACGAGCTGGTGAAGTACTCATTGCGAGAGTTCATTCGGAAACATGGGTCGATGGACATCAAGAGCAACCACAAGGCGTTAAGGAGATTGAGAACCGCCTGCGAGAGAGCGAAGAGGATGCTGTCATCCACGACGCAGACCACCATTGAGGTAGACTCGCTCCATCAAGGCATCGACTTCCGCGTCACCCTCACCCGGTCCCGATTCGAGTTGCTGAACAAGGATCTCTTCAGCAAGTGCATGGTGGCTATGGAGAATTGCCTCCGCGACGCCAAGGTTGACAAGAACAGCGTTCACGACGTCGTCCTCGTGGGCGGCTCCACCCGCATACCGAAGGTGCAGATGATGCTGAGTGAGTTCTTCGATGGGAAGGAGCTCTGCCGCAGCATCAACCCTGATGAAGCCGTCGCGTATGGCGCCGCCATCCAGGCCTCCATTTTAAGCGGCGGAACCGACGACAAGAGGTTGGTGGATATGCTTCTGCGTGAGGTCACGCCGCTCTCACTAGGGATCGAGAGCAGCGATGACTTTACTCGTCATAAAATGAGTCTAGTGATCCCGAGAAACACTGCCATCCCGACCAAGAAGGTGGAAGGATTCACTACCTTCTACGACAACCAGATCGACGTGAGCTTTCCGGTGTACGAGGGTGAGAGCGCAAGCACCAAGGACAACAACCTGCTCGGCGAGTTCACGCTATATGGCATCCCCCCGGCACCCAAGCAAGTGCCCTCTATCGATGTCACCTTTGAAATTGATGCCAACGGGGTCTTGCACGTGTCTGCGGAGCACATGGACACCGGGAGGAAGAACAGCATCACCATCGCTAACCGCAGCGGACGGCTGAACAAGGAGGAAATCAAGCGCATGGCTCTGGAGGCCGAGAGGCACAAGATAAAGCGGATCAAGCAAACCAATCCATGA